One Streptomyces sp. NBC_01463 genomic region harbors:
- a CDS encoding WhiB family transcriptional regulator: protein MTSTQAQHTRRAALQAAVDAGALCAQPGAPVDAFFRADDEPLRSWNKRRKAALAFCGACPVRAACHELALREGDGRAHTEDMVRGGSSGSALAAERSKQAQRLKAAVAADGEPEWKRLVNLSVQLRREAVKNPDGVGGHRTQGRAQHAQNILVRSLATEIQQIRTARRARNGWGVAA from the coding sequence ATGACATCCACCCAGGCCCAGCACACGCGCCGGGCCGCACTTCAGGCCGCGGTCGATGCCGGCGCGCTGTGCGCCCAGCCCGGCGCCCCGGTCGACGCGTTCTTCCGCGCCGACGACGAGCCGCTGCGCAGCTGGAACAAGCGCCGCAAGGCCGCGCTCGCGTTCTGCGGGGCCTGCCCGGTGAGGGCGGCCTGCCACGAACTCGCCCTGCGCGAGGGCGACGGCCGTGCGCACACCGAGGACATGGTGCGCGGCGGCTCCTCCGGCAGTGCGTTGGCTGCCGAGCGCAGCAAGCAGGCGCAGCGGCTCAAGGCGGCGGTCGCCGCCGACGGCGAGCCGGAGTGGAAGCGGCTGGTGAACCTTTCGGTCCAGTTGCGGCGGGAGGCGGTCAAGAACCCGGACGGGGTCGGCGGTCACCGCACGCAGGGCCGGGCGCAGCACGCGCAGAACATCCTCGTGCGCTCGCTGGCCACGGAGATCCAGCAGATCCGTACCGCCCGCCGTGCGCGCAACGGCTGGGGGGTGGCGGCGTGA
- a CDS encoding conjugal transfer protein TraB encodes MSDLVPRPAGAAPAPADDDNRYTAVQNKLHKLGKAMDDAALELESLRRSMQTNATRTENVARDIENAGLDGTFVEVTNLVSVALGGAAVEVRRLCDTAQETADLTHETQRAHSTLYGALDDIRSNRHEKTPRPGFFDR; translated from the coding sequence ATGAGCGATCTCGTACCCCGCCCCGCCGGGGCCGCGCCCGCACCGGCCGATGACGACAACCGCTACACGGCCGTGCAGAACAAACTGCACAAGCTCGGCAAGGCCATGGACGACGCGGCCCTCGAACTCGAGTCGCTGCGGCGCAGCATGCAGACCAACGCCACCCGCACCGAGAACGTCGCCCGCGACATCGAGAACGCCGGCCTGGACGGCACGTTCGTGGAGGTGACCAACCTGGTCTCCGTCGCCCTGGGCGGCGCCGCCGTGGAGGTCAGGCGGCTGTGTGACACCGCGCAGGAGACCGCCGACCTCACCCACGAGACCCAGCGCGCCCATTCCACGCTCTACGGGGCGCTGGACGACATCCGCTCCAACCGGCACGAGAAGACCCCCCGGCCGGGCTTCTTCGACCGCTGA
- a CDS encoding ATP/GTP-binding protein, producing the protein MMEQNGKLHAAMMKAKGDRAAARGKADADRTKSSSAGLGADKGRSKAGGGSRNSSGPGSKGPVSRGSNPVGTAGRSGAGAGGGRKASDRSSANRSTGPGRPGPGGDSKGSHSGSGGSGKGGGSKGDGGRAQQHSPASNARAERARGRAERAGTRQAGRQERRSAGHSAGVADRTKDRDQARSNRQNDRKERRARKAERNAARRAKREAAASPDAGRTTLGQAVGEGAQRRWDKRRAGATADKAPAEKVGLTKDKHGKGKGADGKGGKTAKPAQEEASSADKDNKAAGESGKDNKAADGASGDARKRRRFRRAGGSGASGRRSRTRRTGRASGAGRADRPAGAGRAGQSGRSSKGRFGPPPTPTVEWPDHPNRPPQPAAGVEDDIVDADTVPDAPAAATTGVKGLPPAPEPHTARPGTSRPTSTDTEGSSVSSASVSKPGQGNLAAQHRTDITFDEFLMEMASIAIKAASDQERAEALMEALGKVADALRDMAADLVGDHNISTAVTDLIADLADSAARMKEQAKRCAEQCGIAKEAALLAATQVARVYGQDMNAKEDAGLKHASAAAHHD; encoded by the coding sequence ATGATGGAGCAGAACGGAAAGCTCCACGCCGCGATGATGAAAGCGAAGGGCGACAGGGCGGCGGCCCGCGGAAAGGCGGACGCCGACCGCACGAAGTCCTCCAGCGCTGGGCTGGGCGCCGACAAGGGCCGCTCGAAGGCCGGCGGCGGATCCCGCAACAGCTCGGGGCCTGGTTCGAAGGGGCCCGTGTCGCGCGGCTCCAACCCCGTCGGTACCGCCGGGCGTTCGGGGGCCGGGGCGGGTGGCGGCAGAAAGGCCTCTGACCGCTCCTCTGCCAACCGTTCAACTGGTCCCGGGCGCCCTGGACCGGGTGGGGACTCGAAGGGCTCCCACAGTGGCTCAGGCGGTTCCGGCAAGGGCGGCGGTTCGAAGGGCGACGGCGGCCGGGCGCAGCAACACAGCCCGGCGTCCAACGCCCGCGCGGAGCGGGCCCGTGGCCGTGCCGAGCGCGCCGGGACCCGCCAGGCCGGACGTCAGGAGCGGCGCAGCGCCGGGCACAGTGCCGGTGTCGCCGACCGGACCAAGGATCGCGACCAGGCCCGCAGCAACCGGCAGAACGACCGGAAGGAGCGCCGGGCGAGGAAGGCGGAGCGGAACGCGGCGAGGCGGGCGAAGCGGGAAGCCGCGGCGTCGCCCGATGCGGGCCGTACCACTTTGGGCCAGGCCGTCGGCGAGGGAGCCCAGCGCCGCTGGGACAAGCGCCGTGCCGGCGCGACGGCCGACAAGGCCCCCGCCGAGAAGGTGGGCCTGACCAAGGACAAGCACGGCAAGGGCAAGGGCGCCGACGGCAAGGGCGGAAAGACCGCCAAGCCGGCCCAGGAGGAGGCCTCCAGCGCCGACAAGGACAACAAGGCGGCCGGTGAGTCCGGCAAGGACAACAAGGCCGCTGACGGGGCGTCCGGCGACGCGAGGAAGCGTCGGCGGTTCCGTCGCGCCGGCGGTTCGGGCGCGTCCGGACGACGGAGTCGCACCCGCCGAACGGGCCGCGCCTCAGGTGCCGGTCGTGCTGACCGGCCGGCGGGTGCCGGTCGGGCCGGGCAGTCGGGCCGGTCGTCAAAGGGCCGGTTCGGGCCGCCGCCCACCCCGACGGTCGAGTGGCCCGACCACCCCAACCGCCCGCCGCAGCCCGCCGCCGGCGTCGAGGACGACATCGTCGACGCGGACACCGTCCCCGACGCCCCCGCGGCCGCGACGACCGGCGTCAAGGGCCTGCCGCCCGCCCCGGAGCCGCACACCGCACGGCCCGGCACCAGCCGACCCACCAGCACAGACACGGAAGGGAGCAGCGTGAGCAGCGCATCGGTCAGCAAGCCCGGTCAGGGGAACTTGGCCGCCCAGCACCGCACGGACATCACGTTCGACGAGTTCTTGATGGAGATGGCGAGCATCGCCATCAAGGCCGCCTCCGACCAGGAGCGCGCCGAAGCGCTGATGGAGGCGCTCGGCAAGGTCGCCGACGCCCTGCGGGACATGGCCGCCGACCTGGTCGGCGACCACAACATCTCCACCGCCGTCACCGACCTGATCGCCGACCTCGCCGACTCCGCGGCCCGGATGAAGGAGCAGGCCAAGCGTTGCGCGGAGCAGTGCGGCATCGCCAAGGAAGCCGCACTGCTCGCGGCCACCCAGGTCGCCCGCGTCTACGGCCAGGACATGAACGCCAAGGAGGACGCGGGCCTGAAACACGCGTCGGCCGCCGCCCACCACGACTAG
- a CDS encoding GntR family transcriptional regulator, translated as MATKQKEPGKVERIASEIRDKIERGALAPGSRLPGVPQLQKEHGVAYQTARDIYGLLEDEGLVFSRRGKGTYVSLVIGKIVSDRTQRYLPTLREAGGAVGAFEAEMRSMGFENKDPVVTIAKDVPPKKVAELFGMHHRAKTLKRERIMRVGLPGNTDALEVVQVATSWFPPDVVDACPVLAENNTGTGGSKSRMAEAGFRQERLREEIEVRSPTPEEADALGIPVERAVLEITHKGLTADGRIVEICLHVLPRTKWRLAYEWVIDTPGTS; from the coding sequence GTGGCCACCAAGCAGAAGGAGCCAGGGAAGGTCGAACGGATCGCGTCCGAGATCCGGGACAAGATCGAGCGAGGCGCACTCGCACCTGGGTCGCGCCTGCCTGGCGTGCCTCAGCTCCAGAAGGAACACGGCGTCGCCTACCAGACCGCGCGCGACATCTACGGACTCCTCGAAGACGAAGGTCTGGTCTTCTCTCGCCGGGGCAAGGGCACCTACGTATCCCTGGTGATCGGCAAGATCGTCTCGGATCGCACCCAGCGCTACCTGCCGACGCTGCGAGAGGCTGGCGGAGCCGTTGGAGCCTTCGAGGCAGAGATGCGGTCGATGGGCTTCGAGAACAAGGACCCGGTCGTCACGATCGCCAAGGACGTGCCGCCGAAGAAGGTCGCTGAGCTCTTTGGGATGCACCACCGCGCGAAGACCCTCAAGCGTGAACGAATCATGCGGGTGGGGCTCCCGGGCAACACCGATGCTTTGGAAGTCGTCCAGGTGGCCACGAGTTGGTTCCCGCCGGACGTCGTCGACGCCTGCCCCGTGCTCGCGGAGAACAACACGGGCACGGGGGGCAGCAAGTCGCGGATGGCGGAGGCCGGCTTCAGACAGGAGCGGCTGCGTGAGGAGATCGAAGTTCGTTCGCCCACTCCGGAAGAGGCCGATGCACTCGGCATTCCGGTTGAGCGAGCCGTACTGGAGATCACCCACAAGGGGCTGACTGCCGACGGCCGGATCGTAGAGATCTGCCTGCACGTCCTACCGCGCACCAAGTGGCGGTTGGCCTACGAGTGGGTCATCGACACCCCGGGAACTAGCTGA
- a CDS encoding GGDEF domain-containing protein, whose amino-acid sequence MTTTALPRTALHLTAMAVPLAGWTLHTTLLRRRLVEAQRDPLTGTWRREAFTERAQRLLERSLEQTVLILADADHFKQLNDTYGHAAGDTALAAIGARLTEWAGPRGVTGRLGGDEFATLAPIEPRHYTLRLAHLSRLMARPVPYEDGLLPLRVSLGAANPDDLAVHDLPTLMRAADAAMYEGKHGGVIIQARPGHAQEPTVNGRRVGRPGTAVRTTPRP is encoded by the coding sequence ATGACCACCACCGCGTTACCAAGGACAGCGCTCCACCTCACCGCCATGGCCGTTCCGTTGGCCGGATGGACCCTGCACACCACCCTCCTGCGCCGCCGCCTCGTCGAGGCGCAGCGCGACCCGCTCACCGGCACCTGGCGCCGCGAGGCATTCACCGAGCGGGCCCAGCGCCTCCTCGAGCGCAGCCTCGAACAGACAGTGCTGATCCTCGCGGACGCCGATCACTTCAAACAGCTCAACGACACCTACGGTCATGCCGCCGGCGACACTGCCCTCGCCGCGATCGGTGCCCGCCTGACCGAGTGGGCCGGCCCTCGCGGGGTCACAGGCCGCCTCGGAGGCGACGAGTTCGCCACCCTCGCCCCCATCGAACCCCGGCACTACACGCTGCGCCTGGCACACCTCAGTCGCCTCATGGCCCGCCCCGTCCCCTATGAGGACGGACTGCTGCCCCTGAGGGTCTCGCTCGGAGCGGCCAACCCCGACGACCTTGCCGTGCACGACCTGCCCACCCTGATGAGGGCAGCCGACGCGGCGATGTACGAGGGGAAACACGGCGGCGTCATCATCCAGGCCCGCCCTGGCCATGCCCAGGAACCCACCGTCAACGGCCGCCGCGTCGGCCGCCCCGGCACCGCGGTACGCACTACCCCTCGGCCGTGA
- a CDS encoding UTRA domain-containing protein, which translates to MASNRIDDSGVVMRDARTRYTTDQREENGAHGAFDAELRRSGRAPRTEVSVSRATAPADVAQFLGVDGEVVVRAREMFDGERVIQLVTTYIPVDVAEAAGIEQVDTGVGGIISRMKEAGFDQGSSAVEDVELRPATSEESARLGLPDGADVLTINHIGAADGRVVEVTQHVLGKGWKLRYATPLA; encoded by the coding sequence ATGGCTAGCAACCGAATCGACGACAGCGGCGTGGTCATGCGGGACGCGCGCACCCGCTACACCACCGACCAGCGTGAGGAGAACGGCGCGCACGGTGCGTTCGACGCCGAACTACGCCGGTCCGGCCGCGCTCCGCGGACCGAGGTCTCCGTCAGCCGCGCCACTGCGCCGGCGGATGTCGCTCAGTTCCTGGGCGTCGACGGCGAGGTCGTCGTGCGGGCTCGGGAGATGTTCGACGGTGAGCGCGTCATTCAGCTCGTCACGACGTACATCCCGGTCGACGTTGCCGAGGCCGCGGGCATCGAGCAGGTGGACACCGGCGTCGGCGGCATCATCAGCCGCATGAAGGAGGCCGGGTTCGACCAGGGCTCCAGCGCTGTCGAGGATGTCGAACTCCGTCCTGCCACCTCGGAGGAGTCGGCTCGGCTCGGTCTGCCTGACGGAGCGGACGTGCTGACCATCAACCACATCGGTGCCGCGGATGGTCGCGTAGTCGAGGTGACCCAGCACGTCCTGGGCAAGGGCTGGAAGCTGCGCTACGCCACCCCGCTCGCCTGA
- a CDS encoding chromosome segregation protein ParM: MPTPRSVVLERLAYTLAAPVLAVAPNLYPDSPVNQIVQLAGAAGIGGWILAAKGEEAGAGRKILRWSPLVLAAAIDTAAGHTTGWGPYGLDGLLAATWAAAGYLVMPFARHARRRHRPALATLQQVPVLAEAEPPAAVVDDGADLLTRDARVLWERAGMPARTHIVKATRHPGMQHDMTILLRASETGRPITGLSEAAVAAPFGVHAGDVVLADVAVQPGRQGGPGWLEARITPDANQRRRTKPTPQERWTDKVGSPKGGAPGSELVHRTRDDVRQVTFYRAKMADATETPRIDLAKVCRGLGLPEDDSCVFVLIDGTEFLISAFDKPPLSAIFPATRELLTPDAKGMYVCGYTITGQPVKNMVFQHDKNAARHGLILGVSRSGKTQFFAIDMAAMSLAGQVVWLSTVRKDEKTTVLGRHIDRQGSNALWMARSLRAAKALCEIRADMPWAYDGEAHDYKPGDSRCPYKQLNVFADEFMTAAQDGDFGEFIQKDGDDLTVTGLKYGIGFNPAGQSPFAHNGFSTEMKDNLRQNSRPTIFNMGSPGATRKAAEGTMENAYDVPTIPARYSRNEGSAIDRAMKGEADPDNGVSTGGVAVMVLDNGRAVLMRSLYADFDTDLVDLFPDEVNRLTDHEITELEKRGLWFDWNEPVRPGEFWPEPEPKEDDSDEDAGSRRRSSGSKGRGGTRRTTSASRREPQLTSPRQALEAIKSLNNA; this comes from the coding sequence GTGCCCACGCCGCGCAGTGTCGTGCTCGAACGCCTCGCCTACACCCTCGCCGCGCCCGTGCTGGCCGTGGCCCCGAACCTCTACCCCGACAGCCCCGTCAACCAGATCGTGCAGCTGGCCGGAGCCGCCGGGATCGGCGGCTGGATCCTGGCAGCCAAGGGCGAGGAAGCCGGCGCCGGACGCAAGATCCTGCGCTGGTCCCCGCTGGTCCTGGCCGCCGCCATCGACACCGCCGCCGGGCACACCACCGGATGGGGCCCCTACGGACTGGACGGACTGCTCGCCGCGACCTGGGCGGCCGCCGGCTACCTGGTGATGCCCTTCGCCCGGCACGCACGCCGACGCCACCGCCCCGCCCTCGCCACCCTGCAGCAGGTGCCCGTGCTCGCCGAAGCCGAGCCGCCCGCGGCAGTGGTGGACGACGGCGCCGACCTGCTGACCCGCGACGCGCGGGTGCTGTGGGAACGCGCGGGGATGCCCGCCCGCACCCACATCGTCAAGGCGACCCGCCACCCCGGCATGCAGCACGACATGACGATCTTGCTGCGTGCCTCGGAGACCGGCCGCCCGATCACCGGCCTGTCCGAGGCCGCCGTCGCCGCCCCGTTCGGCGTGCACGCCGGCGACGTCGTCCTCGCGGACGTCGCGGTCCAGCCCGGCCGGCAGGGCGGGCCGGGCTGGCTGGAGGCCCGCATCACCCCCGACGCCAACCAGCGCCGCCGCACCAAGCCCACACCCCAGGAACGCTGGACGGACAAGGTCGGCTCCCCCAAGGGCGGCGCCCCCGGATCCGAGCTGGTCCACCGCACCCGCGACGACGTACGCCAGGTCACCTTCTACCGGGCGAAGATGGCCGACGCCACCGAGACCCCGCGTATCGACCTGGCCAAGGTCTGCCGCGGCCTGGGCCTGCCCGAGGACGACTCCTGCGTCTTCGTCCTCATCGACGGCACCGAGTTCCTCATCAGCGCCTTCGACAAGCCCCCGCTGTCCGCGATCTTCCCCGCCACCCGGGAGCTGCTCACCCCGGACGCCAAGGGCATGTACGTGTGCGGGTACACCATCACCGGCCAGCCGGTGAAGAACATGGTGTTCCAGCACGACAAGAACGCCGCCCGGCACGGGCTGATCCTCGGCGTGTCCCGGTCCGGGAAGACACAGTTCTTCGCGATCGACATGGCCGCGATGTCGCTGGCCGGCCAGGTCGTGTGGCTCTCCACCGTCCGCAAGGACGAGAAGACCACCGTGCTCGGCCGGCACATCGACCGGCAGGGCTCCAACGCGCTGTGGATGGCCCGCTCCCTGCGCGCGGCGAAGGCCCTGTGCGAGATCCGCGCAGACATGCCCTGGGCGTACGACGGCGAGGCGCACGACTACAAGCCGGGCGACTCCCGCTGCCCCTACAAGCAGCTGAACGTCTTCGCGGACGAGTTCATGACCGCGGCGCAGGACGGGGACTTCGGCGAGTTCATCCAGAAGGACGGAGACGACCTCACGGTCACCGGCCTGAAGTACGGCATCGGCTTCAACCCGGCTGGGCAGTCCCCGTTCGCGCACAACGGGTTCTCCACCGAGATGAAGGACAACCTCCGCCAGAACAGCCGGCCGACCATCTTCAACATGGGCTCGCCCGGCGCCACCCGCAAGGCGGCGGAGGGCACGATGGAGAACGCCTACGACGTGCCGACCATCCCGGCCCGCTACTCCCGCAACGAAGGCTCCGCGATCGACCGGGCCATGAAGGGCGAGGCCGACCCGGACAACGGAGTGAGCACCGGCGGGGTGGCCGTCATGGTCCTGGACAACGGCCGGGCAGTTCTCATGCGGTCGCTGTATGCGGACTTCGACACCGATCTCGTTGACCTGTTCCCCGATGAGGTCAACCGGCTCACCGACCACGAGATCACTGAGCTGGAGAAGCGCGGCCTGTGGTTCGACTGGAACGAACCCGTGAGGCCCGGCGAGTTCTGGCCCGAACCCGAACCCAAGGAAGACGACAGCGACGAGGATGCCGGCTCCCGCCGACGCAGCTCAGGCAGCAAGGGCAGGGGCGGCACCCGCCGCACCACATCCGCCAGCAGGCGCGAGCCCCAGCTGACCTCGCCCCGCCAGGCGCTGGAGGCCATCAAGAGCCTCAACAACGCCTGA
- a CDS encoding DUF2637 domain-containing protein: MTITDWPRTAAEPDPGSVSPAAVSDTPEPVSLTPGTVSGAAESVSETASGRGTKPSAGRLTGTQKWAAGAIVTAALVLAGIGLYLSFEHVAVFAFKELRFDSLGKGQLFAVGVDVGIMVMIAVDLLMAWLKRPISWIRYPVWLLTSATVVLNAASGAPQGAWKLLDYVAAGAHGVVPILFITVVELGRTSIDRIVRPDQDERDSIPWMRWTLAPVATARIFRRMRLWSVTSYPEMIRRDQDLIAYEQWLKRKYKGDLATADEDELLPMTMAPYGYTVAQALALPGEQERAAQKRAEDAERERLDAETRSEVAKAKAEADRLRAKGQTETVRAEVDGQTGQARAHAKAQVSAAERVATLEKEALQNAVIAEARTREAQAAHKEAQEREAQAQADLRAAGLEAQAAEKRKEAAEADRVAAAEAQAVETQAIAEARRAAAEADRATAETERAAAEARHAAAEADRGKAEEERRHADALAHIAHAQKDAAEAGRAAAEIRQAAAEAERRAVEIEDEAKLTSRQRAVRRVARLALAAGLEPEGLAHEDLAHELCERISIADVQREFDVSSTDTASKYRQEAVALLAGGYRP; encoded by the coding sequence ATGACGATCACCGACTGGCCGCGCACTGCGGCTGAACCTGACCCCGGCTCGGTCTCACCGGCCGCCGTTTCGGATACGCCCGAGCCGGTTTCGCTGACGCCCGGCACCGTTTCGGGCGCGGCTGAGTCCGTTTCGGAGACGGCAAGCGGAAGGGGAACGAAGCCTTCTGCGGGGAGGCTGACCGGCACCCAGAAGTGGGCGGCCGGTGCGATCGTGACCGCCGCGCTCGTGCTCGCAGGGATCGGCCTGTACCTGTCGTTCGAGCACGTCGCGGTCTTCGCGTTCAAGGAGTTGCGCTTCGATTCGCTCGGCAAAGGCCAGCTGTTCGCCGTCGGAGTCGACGTCGGCATCATGGTCATGATCGCCGTCGATCTGCTGATGGCCTGGCTCAAGCGTCCCATCAGCTGGATCCGCTACCCGGTATGGCTGCTGACCAGTGCGACGGTCGTTCTCAACGCCGCGTCCGGCGCCCCACAAGGGGCCTGGAAGCTGCTGGACTACGTGGCTGCCGGCGCTCACGGCGTCGTCCCGATCCTGTTCATCACGGTGGTGGAGCTGGGCCGTACCTCGATCGACCGCATCGTCCGCCCCGACCAGGACGAACGGGACTCGATTCCGTGGATGCGGTGGACGTTGGCACCCGTGGCGACGGCCCGGATCTTCCGCCGGATGCGGCTGTGGAGCGTCACCTCCTACCCGGAGATGATCCGCCGCGACCAGGACCTCATCGCCTACGAGCAGTGGCTCAAGCGCAAGTACAAGGGTGACCTGGCCACGGCCGACGAGGACGAACTGCTGCCGATGACCATGGCCCCGTACGGCTACACCGTCGCCCAGGCCCTGGCCCTGCCCGGCGAACAGGAACGGGCTGCTCAGAAGCGGGCCGAGGACGCTGAACGTGAGCGTCTGGACGCCGAGACCCGCAGCGAGGTCGCCAAGGCCAAGGCCGAGGCCGACCGGCTGCGCGCCAAGGGCCAGACAGAGACGGTCCGTGCGGAGGTCGACGGCCAGACCGGCCAGGCCCGCGCACACGCCAAAGCCCAGGTAAGCGCCGCAGAGCGGGTTGCCACACTGGAAAAGGAGGCCTTGCAGAACGCGGTGATCGCTGAGGCCCGCACCCGCGAGGCGCAGGCGGCACACAAAGAAGCGCAGGAGCGCGAGGCGCAGGCGCAGGCGGACCTGCGCGCGGCCGGACTGGAGGCTCAGGCGGCCGAGAAGCGGAAGGAAGCGGCGGAGGCCGACCGAGTCGCCGCGGCAGAGGCTCAGGCCGTTGAGACCCAGGCCATCGCCGAAGCCCGCCGCGCCGCCGCCGAAGCGGACCGGGCCACTGCCGAAACGGAGCGGGCCGCTGCCGAAGCCCGCCACGCCGCCGCCGAAGCCGACCGCGGGAAGGCGGAGGAGGAGCGCCGCCACGCCGACGCTCTCGCCCACATCGCGCACGCCCAGAAGGACGCCGCCGAAGCCGGGCGGGCCGCTGCCGAAATCCGGCAGGCCGCTGCCGAAGCCGAGCGGCGCGCGGTCGAAATCGAGGACGAGGCGAAGCTGACCTCGAGGCAGCGCGCAGTCCGCAGGGTCGCCCGCCTGGCGCTGGCGGCCGGTCTGGAGCCCGAGGGCCTGGCGCACGAGGACCTGGCGCACGAACTGTGCGAGCGAATCTCCATCGCCGACGTCCAGCGCGAGTTCGACGTGTCGTCCACGGACACCGCCTCGAAGTACCGACAGGAAGCCGTCGCCCTGCTCGCCGGCGGCTACCGCCCCTGA
- the dnaB gene encoding replicative DNA helicase — translation MSDLDVFPRQQSGEVPAQDLDAEMSVLGAMLLGKDAIADILDCPMQPRDYYRPAHETIHTAILALYVKGEPADPITVAAELVRRGELSRVGGAPYLHQLVQAVPTAANATYYADVVHERAVLRRLVTAGGRIAQLGAAGEGGLDEIRSAAESELLDALKGPDQTSGYAPVGEDVPTFWDSLETRMRTGSGVALTGVPTGLSDLDALTGGLQPKQLIVIGARPAMGKSTLALDIARHAAIVHGKTAAFFSLEMGRDEISQRLFSAEARVALHHIRSGSVTPEDLDRLAAHTPAVQNAPLLVDDSADLSMMEIRSRARRIQQQRGLDLLVIDYLQLMQSGTTRRPESRQQEVSDMSRNLKLLAKELNVPVIALSQLNRGSEHRTEKRPVISDLRESGSIEQDADMVILLHREDVYEKLSPRAGEADLIVAKHRNGPTAEITVAFQGHYSRFVDMGQA, via the coding sequence GTGAGCGACCTGGATGTGTTTCCCCGTCAGCAGAGCGGCGAGGTACCGGCGCAGGACCTGGACGCCGAGATGTCCGTGCTCGGGGCGATGCTGCTGGGCAAGGACGCGATCGCGGACATCCTGGACTGCCCGATGCAGCCGCGGGACTACTACCGGCCCGCCCACGAGACGATCCACACCGCGATCCTGGCCCTGTACGTCAAGGGCGAGCCGGCCGACCCGATCACGGTCGCGGCCGAACTGGTCAGGCGCGGCGAACTCAGCCGGGTTGGCGGCGCGCCGTACCTGCACCAGCTGGTGCAGGCGGTGCCGACCGCGGCGAACGCCACGTACTACGCCGACGTCGTCCACGAACGCGCCGTCCTGCGGCGTCTGGTTACAGCTGGGGGCCGGATCGCGCAGCTCGGTGCGGCGGGGGAGGGCGGCCTGGACGAGATCCGCTCAGCGGCCGAATCGGAGCTCCTGGACGCGCTCAAGGGGCCGGACCAGACCTCCGGGTACGCACCGGTGGGTGAGGACGTCCCGACGTTCTGGGACAGCCTGGAGACCCGGATGCGCACCGGCAGCGGCGTCGCGCTGACCGGCGTCCCGACCGGCCTGTCGGACCTGGACGCGCTGACCGGCGGGCTCCAGCCCAAGCAGCTGATCGTCATCGGGGCGCGCCCGGCCATGGGAAAAAGCACCCTGGCCCTGGACATCGCCCGGCACGCGGCGATCGTGCACGGCAAGACCGCCGCGTTCTTCAGCCTGGAGATGGGCCGGGACGAGATCTCCCAGCGCCTGTTCTCCGCCGAGGCCCGGGTCGCGCTGCACCACATCCGGTCCGGCAGCGTCACGCCCGAGGACCTGGACCGGCTCGCTGCCCACACGCCGGCCGTCCAGAACGCACCGCTACTCGTGGACGACTCGGCGGACCTCTCGATGATGGAGATCCGTTCCCGGGCCCGGCGGATCCAGCAGCAGCGGGGCCTGGACCTGCTGGTGATCGACTATCTCCAGCTGATGCAGTCCGGGACGACCCGACGGCCGGAGAGCCGGCAGCAGGAGGTCTCCGACATGTCCCGCAACCTCAAGCTGCTGGCCAAGGAACTGAACGTTCCGGTCATCGCCCTGTCCCAGCTCAACCGCGGTTCGGAGCACCGCACCGAGAAGCGGCCGGTGATCTCGGACCTGCGGGAGTCGGGATCGATCGAGCAGGACGCCGACATGGTGATCCTGCTCCACCGCGAGGACGTGTACGAGAAACTCTCGCCGCGCGCCGGCGAGGCGGACCTGATCGTGGCCAAGCACCGCAACGGGCCCACCGCCGAGATCACGGTCGCCTTCCAGGGGCACTACTCGCGCTTCGTCGATATGGGCCAAGCGTGA